In Odocoileus virginianus isolate 20LAN1187 ecotype Illinois chromosome 5, Ovbor_1.2, whole genome shotgun sequence, a single window of DNA contains:
- the CDKN2C gene encoding cyclin-dependent kinase 4 inhibitor C produces the protein MAEPWGNELASAAARGDLEQLTSLLQNNVNVNAQNGFGRTALQVMKLGNPEIARRLLLRGANPDLKDRTGFAVIHDAARAGFLDTLQTLLEFQADVNIEDNEGNLPLHLAAKEGHLPVVEFLVKHTACKVGHRNHQGDTACDLARLYRRNEVVSLMEGNRAEGAANLQ, from the exons ATGGCCGAGCCTTGGGGGAACGAGTTGGCGTCCGCAGCTGCCAGGGGGGACCTAGAGCAACTTACTAGTTTGTTGCAAAATAATGTAAACGTCAATGCACAAAATGGATTTGGAAGGACTGCGCTGCAG gTTATGAAACTTGGAAATCCGGAGATTGCCAGGAGACTACTACTTAGAGGTGCTAATCCCGATTTGAAAGACCGAACTGGTTTCGCTGTCATTCACGATGCGGCCAGAGCAGGTTTCCTGGACACTTTACAGACTTTGCTGGAGTTTCAAGCTGATGTTAACATCGAGGATAATGAAGGGAACCTGCCCTTGCACTTGGCTGCCAAAGAAGGCCACCTCCCCGTGGTGGAGTTCCTCGTGAAGCATACGGCCTGCAAAGTGGGGCATCGGAACCATCAGGGGGACACCGCCTGCGACTTGGCCAGGCTCTACCGGAGAAACGAGGTCGTTAGCCTGATGGAGGGAAACCGGGCGGAGGGAGCTGCGAATCTGCAATGA